The following coding sequences are from one Peromyscus eremicus chromosome X, PerEre_H2_v1, whole genome shotgun sequence window:
- the LOC131899714 gene encoding uncharacterized protein LOC131899714 gives MTLGRKYGSTSNVEMDEIYMSKPDEERFAKMKEFIFKFTGLICSTAALVFEIILANSQCWRLWEFNNEGVQFVSVGLWKAYYTQEFNISGSMTRMLVHTPLNSTWNKSSEFQYLQVLIAWAILMKLLVVIFTSVAIKISCLEDPLIEIQLFCYKMSAITLAVSSLFTLVTVTLNHLVDIYGQITLDFSPDFPVKKEDIIKKHCTNVFPMGVLIATMSLFGVIMFLYEMISLRVQSQVKAQCASNLAEQKV, from the exons ATGACCCTAGGAAGGAAGTATGGATCAACCAGCAAtgtagaaatggatgagatctacatgagcaaaccggATGAGGAGag ATTTGCCAAAATGAAGGAGTTCATCTTCAAGTTCACTGGCTTGATTTGCAGTACAGCAGCTTTGGTGTTCGAAATCATCCTTGCAAACAGCCAATGCTGGCGCCTGTGGGAGTTTAACAATGAGGGTGTGCAATTTGTGTCAGTTGGACTCTGGAAAGCTTATTACACTCAGGAATTTAACATCTCTGGGTCTATGACCAGGATGTTGGTTCACACCCCTCTCAATTCAACCTGGAACAAGTCATCGGAATTTCAGTATTTACAAGTCCTGATAGCTTGGGCCATTTTGATGAAACTCCTAGTCGTGATTTTCACTTCAGTGGCCATTAAGATCAGCTGTCTGGAAGATCCACTCATTGAGATCCAGCTGTTTTGCTACAAGATGTCTGCCATAACTTTGGCTGTGAGCAGCCTTTTCACGCTTGTTACTGTGACCTTGAACCACCTGGTAGATATCTATGGGCAAATCACTCTTGACTTTTCACCTGACTTTCCCGTTAAAAAGGAGGACATTATAAAGAAACACTGCACAAATGTGTTCCCAATGGGTGTCCTGATAGCCACGATGTCACTCTTTGGCGTGATTATGTTTCTCTATGAGATGATCTCTTTGAGAGTGCAGAGTCAAGTGAAGGCCCAGTGTGCTTCCAACCTGGCTGAGCAAAAGGTCTGA